Proteins encoded within one genomic window of Bacillus sp. F19:
- the moaD gene encoding molybdopterin converting factor subunit 1, whose amino-acid sequence MIKILLFAHLQDEAGTPAIEIDKRGLTVHDLKQWLQDNHGLQGLSGVMTAVNESFANEDNVIKDGDTVAFIPPVSGG is encoded by the coding sequence ATGATTAAAATCTTGCTGTTTGCCCATTTACAGGACGAGGCCGGAACCCCTGCAATAGAAATTGACAAAAGGGGCCTTACCGTGCACGATTTAAAACAGTGGCTGCAGGATAACCACGGGCTGCAAGGATTAAGCGGTGTCATGACCGCGGTTAATGAAAGCTTTGCAAATGAAGATAATGTCATTAAAGATGGAGATACTGTTGCGTTCATTCCTCCTGTAAGCGGAGGGTAG
- a CDS encoding molybdenum cofactor biosynthesis protein MoaE, giving the protein MSQEYFEITKDSISADLVTNKVARREAGAITTFIGTVREFTQGKRTLYLEYQAYEPMAVKMLEQIGDEIKGRWPDAITAITHRIGKLEISDIAVVIAVSSPHRKTAYLANEYAIERIKQIVPIWKKEHWEDGTMWIGDQLGQTPYPEGKPKKEGGKND; this is encoded by the coding sequence ATGAGTCAGGAATATTTTGAGATTACGAAGGATTCAATTTCAGCTGATCTAGTGACGAATAAAGTTGCAAGAAGAGAAGCTGGAGCCATTACAACTTTTATTGGGACAGTAAGAGAATTTACTCAAGGCAAAAGAACGCTTTATTTAGAGTATCAGGCCTATGAACCGATGGCTGTAAAAATGCTTGAACAAATCGGCGATGAAATAAAAGGACGCTGGCCGGATGCCATAACAGCTATTACCCACCGAATAGGCAAGCTCGAGATTTCAGATATAGCTGTTGTGATTGCCGTTTCTTCTCCACACAGGAAAACAGCATATCTAGCAAATGAATATGCGATAGAGCGGATCAAACAGATTGTTCCCATCTGGAAAAAAGAACATTGGGAAGATGGGACAATGTGGATTGGAGATCAGCTTGGGCAAACACCATATCCTGAGGGAAAACCCAAGAAAGAGGGCGGAAAAAATGATTAA
- the fdhF gene encoding formate dehydrogenase subunit alpha — protein sequence MKINGAEAKGYANQTALQILSGHKLEVPSVCFHPSLGAIETCDTCIIKVNGEFVRACSTEIKIGDEIDSLSPEVKEAQLIGMDRILHNHELYCTVCDYNNGGCEIHNTVKEMKINHQSIPFAPKPYEIDKTNPFYRYDPDQCILCGRCVEACQNVQVTETLSIDWERDRPRVIWDNDVAINESSCVSCGHCSTVCPCNAMMEKGMEGEAGYLTGISKQTLRPMIEITKNVETGYGSILAISDMESAMRDERIKKTKTVCTYCGVGCSFDIWTKEREILKVEPQAEAPANGISTCVKGKFGWDYVNSEERLTKPLIREGDSFREAEWDEALTLIERKFSQIKNEHGPDALSFISSSKCTNEESYLMQKLARSVIGTNNIDNCSRYCQTPATMGLFRTVGYGGDSGTIKDIEMSELVLIIGSNTSESHPVLSTRVKRAHKLHEQKLIVADLRKHEMADRSDLFIQPESGTDIVWLSAVTNYIIDRGFADMQFLKNRVNGFDEYKKSLEKFTLEYAEKTTGISKSELIKLAEMIHEARSTVVLWAMGVTQHSGGSDTSTAISNLLLITGNYGRPGTGSYPLRGHNNVQGASDFGSMPDRLPSYEKITDPAVRAKYEKGWGVKLPERPGLNNHEMVAGIHAGSVRAMYLKGEEMGIVDSNLNYVHAAYEKLDFFVVQDLFLSKTAEYADVVLPASPSLEKEGTFTNTERRIQRLYQVLEPLGDSKPDWKIIMEVANKLGAGWDYKQPGDIMEEAAMLAPLFAGVNYERLEGYKSLLWPVAADGTDTPVLFLDEFPFPDGKARLFPVDWTKPLQFGDEYDIHVNNGRLLEHFHEGNMTYKSKGITSKTPGAFLEVSPELALERGLKDGSLVRLISPYGKVKVKCVITDRVKGKEVYLPMNDSGESAINLITSSYADKDTDTPAYKEVKAKLEVLEIEGVNPLPKNNFRYGKPNPQRGVEVERKWKRKDYAFPGDLVKKEGNKVGKGN from the coding sequence ATGAAAATAAACGGAGCTGAAGCTAAAGGATATGCAAATCAGACAGCTCTACAAATTCTTTCAGGTCATAAACTTGAGGTACCCAGCGTTTGCTTTCATCCGAGCCTTGGTGCAATTGAAACATGTGATACATGCATCATTAAAGTAAACGGCGAATTTGTGAGGGCCTGTTCAACTGAGATCAAGATCGGGGATGAGATTGATTCACTATCACCTGAAGTAAAAGAGGCCCAGCTCATAGGCATGGACCGGATTTTGCACAATCATGAGCTCTATTGTACAGTCTGTGATTACAATAATGGTGGCTGTGAAATACACAATACGGTAAAAGAAATGAAAATCAATCATCAAAGCATACCATTTGCCCCGAAGCCTTATGAAATAGACAAGACGAATCCTTTTTACCGCTATGATCCCGATCAATGTATTCTTTGCGGCAGATGTGTAGAAGCATGTCAGAATGTACAGGTTACAGAGACCCTTTCAATCGACTGGGAACGAGACAGGCCCCGTGTGATTTGGGACAACGACGTGGCAATCAATGAGTCATCCTGTGTTTCCTGCGGTCATTGTTCAACTGTTTGCCCATGCAACGCAATGATGGAAAAAGGGATGGAAGGGGAAGCGGGTTATTTAACAGGGATCTCCAAACAAACTTTGCGCCCCATGATTGAGATCACGAAAAATGTTGAAACCGGATACGGTTCAATCCTTGCAATATCTGACATGGAATCAGCTATGCGTGACGAAAGAATTAAGAAGACAAAAACCGTCTGTACATATTGCGGAGTCGGCTGCAGCTTTGACATTTGGACGAAAGAAAGAGAAATTTTAAAGGTTGAACCTCAAGCTGAGGCACCAGCAAACGGGATATCAACCTGTGTGAAAGGCAAATTCGGCTGGGATTATGTCAATAGCGAAGAACGTCTTACGAAGCCGCTTATCAGAGAAGGAGATTCCTTCCGAGAAGCTGAATGGGATGAGGCGCTGACGCTAATTGAGCGAAAGTTTTCTCAAATAAAAAATGAACATGGGCCTGACGCACTGAGCTTTATCAGTTCCTCGAAATGCACAAATGAAGAATCATATTTAATGCAAAAGCTTGCCCGGTCAGTAATTGGTACGAATAATATTGATAATTGTTCAAGGTACTGTCAGACCCCGGCCACAATGGGATTGTTCCGAACTGTCGGCTACGGAGGTGATTCCGGCACGATAAAAGATATTGAGATGTCAGAGCTTGTCCTGATCATCGGCTCAAACACTTCAGAATCGCATCCTGTTCTGTCCACCAGAGTGAAGCGGGCTCACAAGCTGCATGAACAGAAGCTGATTGTCGCAGACCTCAGAAAACATGAAATGGCTGACCGCTCCGACTTATTTATTCAGCCTGAATCTGGTACAGACATTGTGTGGCTATCTGCGGTAACCAACTATATAATCGACCGGGGCTTTGCGGACATGCAATTTTTGAAAAACAGAGTAAATGGATTTGATGAATATAAGAAGAGCTTAGAGAAATTCACACTGGAATATGCAGAAAAAACAACAGGCATTTCGAAAAGTGAGCTCATAAAACTAGCTGAGATGATCCATGAAGCGAGAAGCACAGTTGTCCTTTGGGCGATGGGCGTCACTCAGCATTCGGGCGGAAGCGACACCAGTACAGCCATCTCGAACCTGCTGCTGATTACAGGAAATTATGGCCGTCCCGGCACAGGTTCCTATCCTTTGAGAGGCCACAACAATGTGCAGGGAGCAAGTGATTTTGGAAGTATGCCAGACAGGCTTCCGTCCTATGAAAAAATCACCGATCCTGCTGTAAGGGCTAAATATGAAAAAGGATGGGGAGTCAAATTGCCGGAGCGGCCGGGTTTAAACAACCACGAAATGGTGGCCGGTATTCACGCCGGCAGCGTGAGAGCCATGTATTTAAAAGGAGAGGAAATGGGGATTGTGGATTCTAATTTGAACTACGTCCATGCTGCATATGAAAAATTGGATTTCTTCGTCGTTCAGGACCTCTTTTTATCGAAAACAGCGGAATATGCAGATGTTGTGCTTCCGGCAAGTCCAAGTCTTGAAAAAGAAGGAACGTTTACGAATACTGAACGCAGAATTCAGCGTTTATATCAGGTCCTTGAACCTTTGGGAGACTCCAAGCCGGACTGGAAAATCATCATGGAAGTTGCGAATAAGCTCGGAGCTGGATGGGATTATAAACAACCAGGCGACATCATGGAAGAAGCAGCGATGCTTGCCCCTCTTTTTGCAGGAGTAAACTATGAGCGTCTTGAAGGGTACAAAAGTCTTCTATGGCCTGTAGCAGCTGATGGCACGGATACGCCTGTTCTTTTCTTGGATGAGTTTCCTTTTCCGGATGGCAAGGCCCGCCTCTTTCCAGTCGATTGGACGAAGCCGCTCCAATTTGGAGATGAATATGATATTCACGTGAATAACGGCAGGCTGCTCGAACATTTTCATGAAGGCAATATGACCTATAAATCAAAAGGTATTACTTCAAAAACTCCTGGTGCTTTCCTTGAGGTATCTCCTGAACTTGCTTTAGAGCGCGGTTTAAAAGACGGATCTCTTGTAAGGCTGATATCCCCATATGGAAAAGTAAAGGTTAAATGTGTAATAACAGATCGCGTGAAAGGAAAAGAAGTGTACCTGCCGATGAATGATTCAGGTGAATCAGCCATTAATCTCATTACGAGCAGCTATGCGGATAAAGACACAGATACACCTGCATATAAAGAAGTAAAAGCAAAGCTTGAGGTGCTGGAAATCGAGGGTGTCAATCCATTGCCAAAAAATAATTTCAGGTATGGAAAACCTAATCCGCAAAGAGGTGTGGAAGTAGAAAGAAAATGGAAGCGCAAAGACTATGCGTTCCCAGGCGACCTCGTTAAAAAGGAGGGAAATAAGGTTGGCAAAGGCAACTAA
- a CDS encoding DUF1641 domain-containing protein yields the protein MAKATKTITRIEKTEEEKRKEDLREVEDALIDHKDAIIDTLEILQYMQDRGILPLLKGLFGQGDKVMDILVKTVDKKETTNSLKNLLLMTGVLGMINVKQLEPFLLKVNAGIARAAENKDPAEKTSYFDLARSLKDPEVNRAVTLLISFLKGMGQETEHIEKTNQSKEDQVRHKNETLE from the coding sequence TTGGCAAAGGCAACTAAAACCATTACACGAATTGAGAAAACAGAAGAAGAAAAGCGAAAAGAAGACTTAAGAGAAGTTGAAGATGCTTTAATTGATCATAAAGACGCCATTATTGATACGCTTGAGATTCTTCAGTACATGCAGGATAGAGGGATTTTGCCGTTATTGAAGGGCTTATTCGGACAGGGTGACAAAGTGATGGACATTCTGGTCAAGACAGTGGATAAAAAAGAAACGACCAACAGTTTAAAAAACCTGCTTTTAATGACAGGGGTGCTTGGCATGATCAATGTCAAGCAGCTGGAGCCCTTTTTATTAAAAGTGAATGCAGGAATCGCAAGAGCAGCTGAAAATAAAGATCCAGCAGAAAAAACGAGCTATTTTGATCTTGCCCGCTCGCTGAAGGATCCTGAAGTAAACCGGGCAGTCACATTGCTGATCAGTTTCTTGAAGGGTATGGGACAGGAGACGGAGCACATTGAAAAAACCAATCAAAGTAAAGAAGATCAAGTGCGTCATAAAAATGAAACTCTGGAATAA
- the mobB gene encoding molybdopterin-guanine dinucleotide biosynthesis protein B, protein MGKHCAVIQIIGHQNTGKTTLLEKLIKRAKENSHQVGTIKHHGHGGIPDHGFQVKDSDRHSKAGAVLAGVEGDGVLLLSLAGQHWPLAKLVEIYQSLSIDTIFIEGYKKEHFPKVVLLKEESDLSLLKLNGILCVITWPDIHSLNINVPIFHIEDEQNYIDYIMGIVRGQHESGIF, encoded by the coding sequence GTGGGAAAACATTGTGCCGTCATACAAATAATCGGACATCAAAACACAGGAAAGACAACTTTATTGGAAAAGCTCATAAAAAGAGCAAAAGAGAACAGTCATCAAGTTGGAACAATCAAGCATCACGGACACGGAGGCATTCCAGATCATGGATTTCAGGTGAAAGACAGTGATCGCCATTCAAAAGCAGGAGCTGTTTTAGCAGGGGTTGAAGGGGACGGTGTCCTTTTGCTCAGTTTGGCGGGTCAGCATTGGCCGCTTGCAAAGCTGGTGGAAATCTACCAATCTCTGTCCATTGATACAATTTTCATAGAGGGATATAAGAAAGAACATTTTCCAAAAGTAGTTTTATTAAAAGAAGAAAGCGATCTCTCTCTATTAAAATTAAACGGAATCTTATGCGTCATTACATGGCCTGATATCCACAGCTTAAACATAAATGTTCCAATCTTTCATATCGAAGATGAACAGAATTACATCGACTACATAATGGGAATTGTGAGGGGGCAGCATGAGTCAGGAATATTTTGA